The Planctomycetia bacterium genome window below encodes:
- a CDS encoding S9 family peptidase translates to MRILVSLALALMSTTLAIADDKRPMTIDDLFAFKRISDPQISPDGKWVAYVVTTVDLPGNKTSSNLWLAAADASSPSRQLTTTTKKDRHPRWSPDGKRILFESSRSGSNQLWIIDLSGGEAQQITTISTSASNAIWSPDGKKIAFVSSVFPEFSSLPFAESDKKNQEKLDQIEKNPVKARVFKKLFYRHWDEYVEDKRQHLFVCNADGTDCKDVTPGDRDANPTSSTFSVGDDFTFSPDGSHLLFSAVPAKNEAWSTNYDICRVSITNTSTEWETLTRNPAADVYPRFSTNGKKLAWRAQKRAGYEADKWDIQVVDCNPDGSFDRTPKNLTEGKDISAGEFNWTPGEDIVFVAEENASSSFYTVNQQGKITTGLKMGTGDNYAYPKGSVGQIGSLSSDTSGQNWAHTLAHLTSPSEVRGVRFMKGTDGPTAIFYSRLSLFNEALLSKLDRPQPESVQVDVEGGKMQMWILKPPGFDPSKKWPVAYLVHGGPQGAWEDSWSNRWNPMLWAAQGYVVALPNPRGSTGFGQKFTDEISGDWGGRCFRDLMAGVDFVEKLPYVDKNRMGAAGASFGGYMMNWFAVSTGRFKTLITHCSVWNFESMWGTTEELWFDEWEHGGLPWEVPGKYREFSPHTKAANIGKFKTPMLIIHNDYDFRCPIGQGHELFSTLQRQGVPSRFVNFPDEGHWVLKPANSKFWHEEVFGWLKQHVPPGAK, encoded by the coding sequence ATGCGTATCCTCGTATCACTTGCACTGGCACTTATGTCTACTACGCTGGCTATCGCTGATGACAAACGCCCTATGACGATCGATGATCTATTCGCCTTCAAGCGAATCAGCGATCCGCAGATCAGCCCAGATGGAAAATGGGTTGCCTACGTTGTCACTACCGTTGATCTGCCTGGTAACAAGACCAGTTCAAACCTCTGGCTGGCAGCGGCTGATGCCAGTTCACCCTCCAGGCAATTGACCACAACGACCAAAAAGGATCGTCACCCACGCTGGAGTCCTGATGGCAAACGCATCCTGTTTGAATCGAGCCGTAGTGGTTCCAATCAACTCTGGATTATTGACCTGTCTGGTGGTGAAGCTCAGCAGATTACTACGATCAGCACCAGTGCCTCCAATGCCATTTGGTCGCCTGATGGTAAAAAAATCGCTTTTGTTTCTTCCGTGTTTCCTGAATTCAGCTCGTTGCCTTTTGCAGAGAGTGACAAAAAGAACCAGGAGAAACTGGATCAGATTGAAAAGAACCCCGTGAAGGCACGCGTTTTTAAGAAGCTCTTTTACCGTCACTGGGATGAATACGTTGAAGACAAGAGGCAGCATTTGTTTGTCTGCAATGCCGATGGCACTGATTGCAAAGATGTAACGCCAGGCGACCGCGATGCCAATCCAACTTCATCGACGTTCAGCGTGGGGGATGATTTTACCTTCAGCCCTGATGGCAGCCACCTGCTGTTCAGTGCGGTGCCAGCGAAAAATGAGGCCTGGAGCACCAATTACGATATCTGTAGGGTAAGCATCACGAACACCAGTACAGAATGGGAAACGCTGACACGCAACCCAGCTGCTGATGTCTATCCCCGGTTCAGCACAAATGGCAAGAAGTTAGCCTGGCGGGCACAAAAGCGGGCTGGATATGAGGCAGACAAGTGGGATATTCAGGTGGTGGACTGCAATCCGGATGGCAGCTTTGACCGTACTCCCAAAAACCTCACTGAAGGTAAAGATATTTCGGCAGGCGAATTCAACTGGACACCAGGTGAAGACATTGTTTTCGTTGCCGAAGAGAATGCTTCCAGTTCGTTCTACACCGTGAATCAACAAGGAAAGATCACCACGGGTTTGAAAATGGGGACTGGTGACAACTATGCATACCCCAAAGGAAGTGTTGGCCAGATTGGATCACTCAGCAGTGATACCAGCGGGCAGAACTGGGCTCATACTCTTGCACATCTTACCAGCCCGTCTGAAGTTCGCGGTGTCCGATTCATGAAAGGAACCGATGGCCCCACTGCGATTTTCTACTCCAGACTCAGCCTTTTCAATGAGGCACTGCTTTCCAAGCTGGATCGTCCACAGCCTGAATCGGTTCAGGTTGATGTGGAAGGCGGCAAGATGCAGATGTGGATATTGAAGCCGCCTGGGTTTGATCCCAGCAAGAAGTGGCCGGTGGCATATCTGGTGCATGGTGGTCCACAGGGTGCGTGGGAAGACAGTTGGTCCAATCGCTGGAACCCGATGTTATGGGCAGCACAAGGTTATGTCGTTGCACTGCCTAATCCGCGAGGCTCCACAGGTTTCGGGCAGAAATTTACCGATGAAATTTCAGGCGACTGGGGTGGCAGGTGTTTTCGTGATTTGATGGCTGGTGTCGATTTCGTCGAGAAGTTGCCCTACGTCGATAAGAATCGCATGGGCGCTGCAGGGGCCAGCTTCGGTGGCTACATGATGAACTGGTTTGCTGTCAGCACCGGAAGATTCAAGACGTTGATCACTCACTGCTCAGTCTGGAACTTCGAAAGCATGTGGGGAACCACGGAAGAACTCTGGTTTGATGAGTGGGAACATGGCGGTTTGCCTTGGGAGGTTCCAGGCAAGTACCGTGAATTTTCGCCTCACACCAAGGCTGCCAACATCGGCAAATTCAAAACGCCTATGCTGATTATTCACAACGATTATGATTTCCGTTGTCCTATCGGTCAGGGGCATGAACTCTTCAGCACACTGCAGCGTCAGGGAGTGCCTAGCCGGTTTGTCAACTTCCCCGATGAGGGGCACTGGGTGTTAAAACCTGCCAACAGCAAGTTCTGGCATGAAGAAGTATTCGGCTGGTTGAAACAGCATGTTCCACCAGGCGCGAAGTAA
- a CDS encoding sigma-70 family RNA polymerase sigma factor has product MTTSGKIGMLLNQHQEHRLHTLGDGELLRRFSQERDQSAFSTLLQRHGCMVYGICRRLLHCPQDMDDVFQATFLVLVQKTEKLCHRPIVGDWLHGVAYHTALKARAMKAHRRRKEEKVARSEAVMDEMNSEWLSVLDEEIRKLPARYRRMVVLCDLQQRTRQETARLMGIPAGTVASGLSRARAILARRLKMRGYEAPTAILTTVMAQQALAHAIPLETLSQTASSAGQVASGITAGVTTKVALLMQYALKSSLSKLAVIALLAGILGTGAASDDWITPSVDIHSKPVFISSAERPVKNTEAQAVVHAKIRRAVSPMRMRVPVNPGTEEEIVSQLNLTTEQLEAFQRAQSMMKAACEEMYQMKTGFVERGQMLNSCWNQELRGIFTDEQYQQYRAYWATHEPTYYAMKR; this is encoded by the coding sequence ATGACAACGTCAGGCAAGATCGGAATGTTGCTGAATCAGCATCAGGAACACAGGCTGCACACACTGGGTGATGGCGAACTCCTGCGCCGGTTCTCACAGGAAAGAGATCAATCCGCCTTTTCGACACTTTTGCAACGACATGGTTGCATGGTTTATGGAATCTGCCGCAGGCTCCTCCATTGCCCGCAGGATATGGATGATGTATTCCAGGCAACTTTCCTAGTTCTGGTACAGAAAACCGAAAAATTATGCCACCGTCCCATTGTGGGCGATTGGTTGCACGGAGTTGCCTATCACACGGCATTGAAAGCTCGAGCCATGAAAGCGCATCGACGTCGCAAAGAAGAGAAGGTTGCCCGCTCCGAAGCTGTTATGGACGAGATGAACAGCGAATGGCTGTCCGTGCTCGATGAAGAGATCAGAAAGCTGCCAGCACGTTATCGTCGCATGGTGGTGTTGTGTGATCTGCAGCAGCGTACGCGACAGGAAACCGCCAGGCTGATGGGTATTCCCGCGGGCACCGTTGCCAGCGGATTGTCGCGGGCAAGGGCCATACTGGCACGTCGGTTGAAAATGCGCGGGTACGAGGCGCCTACTGCAATCTTGACAACTGTCATGGCACAACAGGCTCTCGCCCATGCAATACCTCTAGAAACGCTCAGTCAAACAGCTTCTTCAGCAGGTCAGGTTGCTTCGGGTATCACAGCGGGGGTCACCACCAAAGTTGCACTTCTGATGCAATATGCTTTGAAATCATCGCTCAGCAAACTGGCAGTGATCGCACTCCTTGCAGGTATTCTTGGCACCGGTGCCGCTTCTGATGACTGGATTACACCATCTGTTGATATCCACAGTAAACCTGTGTTCATCAGTTCTGCTGAAAGGCCTGTCAAAAATACAGAAGCACAAGCAGTTGTTCATGCTAAAATACGTCGGGCAGTTTCGCCAATGAGAATGAGAGTACCTGTTAACCCAGGCACAGAAGAAGAAATCGTCTCGCAGCTGAATCTGACAACCGAACAACTCGAAGCATTTCAGCGGGCACAGTCGATGATGAAAGCTGCCTGCGAGGAAATGTACCAGATGAAAACAGGATTCGTCGAACGTGGCCAAATGCTCAACTCCTGCTGGAACCAGGAACTGCGAGGCATCTTCACCGATGAACAGTATCAGCAGTACCGTGCCTACTGGGCTACTCACGAACCCACGTACTACGCGATGAAGCGCTAA
- a CDS encoding class I SAM-dependent methyltransferase — protein MSDIKQQYETFPYDSYPFAQTHPVHLATRARLHGLTPADPRKCRYLEIGCSNARNLIDIACGFPESEFVGIDLAENAIAEGQKVVDRLGLKNVQLIAGDLTHYPLDDAPFDYMVSHGLYSWIPTPVREYLWLMHQKLLAPQGIMYLSYNVYPGCYLRRMLREMMLFHVHQYESPREKVGQANAFLRFLNDALASQKDVGLDARKEIDELLHHRRDSSIYHDDLSPNNEPMYFHQVVAKANQFQLQFLSEATFLDSTSIYFPEPIQQHLQNIETTSYLMKEQYLDFLKLRRFRSSLFCRHGNKIDHHIAIDRLVTMFFSSNAQHEGELKWDKETALRIVSPNSATISLNHPLSKAAMYSMMQTFPRYWSVAELRTHAEELLKTQGVLAEDEQELHRTLKTCYEVGLLDAKCIKPNVASQLPSRPKISANMRDQLSRGETVLTNQLHIPVEFDKYMIDFLLLCDGTRTRRELIDAPITLPDLENFSHEEKLERMLSKLITLAIFEAE, from the coding sequence ATGAGCGATATTAAACAGCAATACGAAACATTTCCCTACGATTCATATCCCTTCGCGCAGACCCATCCGGTGCATCTGGCAACGCGGGCACGACTGCATGGATTGACACCAGCGGATCCGCGCAAGTGCCGTTACCTCGAAATTGGCTGTTCGAATGCGCGAAATCTGATCGATATCGCCTGCGGTTTTCCCGAGAGTGAATTTGTGGGCATTGACCTGGCCGAAAACGCCATTGCTGAAGGTCAGAAAGTAGTAGACAGGCTTGGACTCAAGAATGTACAACTGATCGCTGGGGACTTAACGCATTATCCGCTGGATGACGCTCCTTTTGACTACATGGTTTCACACGGATTGTATTCGTGGATACCCACGCCGGTTCGGGAGTATCTCTGGCTGATGCACCAGAAACTGCTTGCCCCGCAGGGAATTATGTACCTGAGTTACAATGTGTACCCAGGCTGCTATCTTCGACGCATGTTGCGGGAGATGATGCTGTTCCATGTTCATCAATATGAATCGCCAAGGGAAAAAGTGGGTCAAGCAAATGCATTCTTGAGATTCCTGAACGACGCACTGGCGAGTCAGAAGGATGTTGGCCTTGATGCCCGCAAGGAAATTGACGAACTACTTCATCATCGTCGCGACAGTTCCATCTATCACGATGATTTGTCGCCGAACAATGAACCGATGTACTTTCATCAGGTAGTCGCCAAAGCGAATCAGTTCCAACTTCAGTTTTTATCAGAGGCAACATTTCTGGATTCCACCAGTATTTATTTCCCTGAGCCCATTCAGCAGCATTTACAGAATATTGAAACCACCAGTTATCTCATGAAGGAACAGTATCTCGATTTTCTCAAACTCCGGAGATTTCGGTCTAGCCTGTTCTGCCGTCATGGAAACAAGATTGATCACCATATTGCAATTGATCGACTGGTAACCATGTTCTTTTCTTCCAATGCCCAACATGAGGGCGAGTTAAAATGGGATAAAGAAACGGCACTCAGGATTGTTTCGCCCAACAGTGCAACTATCTCACTGAATCATCCTCTGAGCAAAGCAGCCATGTATTCGATGATGCAGACATTCCCGCGATACTGGTCGGTTGCGGAATTACGGACGCACGCTGAGGAGTTATTGAAGACTCAGGGTGTATTGGCAGAAGATGAACAGGAACTTCATCGAACGTTGAAAACCTGCTATGAAGTTGGGCTACTGGACGCTAAATGCATCAAGCCCAATGTTGCCAGCCAACTACCTTCTCGACCAAAGATATCAGCAAACATGCGAGATCAATTGTCGCGAGGTGAAACGGTTCTCACCAATCAACTGCATATACCGGTTGAATTTGATAAGTATATGATCGATTTTCTACTATTATGCGATGGTACACGAACCAGACGGGAATTGATTGATGCACCAATCACTTTACCCGATTTGGAGAATTTCTCCCATGAAGAAAAATTAGAACGCATGTTAAGTAAATTGATAACACTTGCTATCTTCGAGGCTGAATAG
- a CDS encoding methylated-DNA--[protein]-cysteine S-methyltransferase, with amino-acid sequence MTSHLDEQRARRNMSTVLQPRLFSASDTYAATELSISDLFLSTMEEIENLSSDNHQPGTIKISCMPSPVGPLLLGVQEQSLRFVYFGQPERLMEQLLRLQQQLKKPLRAAPHRLLEQAEEELSDYFAGNRQEFTVSLKAIGTPFQEKVWQALREIPFGSTWSYEQLATRIGQPTASRAVGLANGANPISIIIPCHRVINKDGQLGGYGGGMWRKEWLLNLEQQQK; translated from the coding sequence ATGACCTCGCATCTAGATGAGCAACGAGCGAGACGTAACATGTCCACCGTACTTCAGCCCCGTTTGTTTAGTGCTTCGGACACTTATGCTGCTACTGAACTTTCGATTTCTGACCTCTTTCTCAGCACTATGGAAGAGATCGAAAATCTCAGCAGCGATAATCACCAGCCTGGTACAATTAAAATCAGCTGTATGCCCAGCCCAGTAGGACCACTGCTTCTGGGGGTGCAGGAACAATCGCTGCGATTCGTTTATTTCGGTCAGCCAGAAAGATTGATGGAGCAATTGTTACGCCTGCAGCAACAGTTGAAGAAGCCACTTCGCGCTGCACCTCATCGCCTGCTTGAACAAGCCGAAGAAGAACTCAGCGATTATTTTGCAGGCAACAGACAGGAATTCACGGTGTCCCTGAAAGCCATCGGCACTCCTTTTCAGGAAAAGGTCTGGCAGGCTCTCCGGGAAATCCCATTTGGCTCTACTTGGAGCTATGAACAACTTGCAACTCGGATAGGTCAGCCAACTGCCAGCCGTGCTGTAGGCCTGGCGAATGGCGCTAACCCCATTTCCATCATCATCCCCTGCCATCGTGTCATCAATAAGGATGGGCAACTAGGCGGCTATGGCGGTGGAATGTGGCGCAAGGAATGGCTGCTGAATCTTGAACAGCAGCAGAAATAG
- a CDS encoding endo-1,4-beta-xylanase: MGQLRFQIPATLTPEIQAGLSQGYIAALPDFMPWPTQCQIEQGMYQVEKEPAESGSLYVPWPITLPNQSIPWLGDQQHTLVCGTATLGERAQPYHLLTELARGKVNQVRNQAADWQSLGLLLSDEMLQSLKASSLAFAHTVCQPNSQEDADRLGLHALTTGIQTGEALIDTYLEQVLQTRKGNQGTIPFYLSCALDAPLSGQAEELFLSTFNSVRIPFNWKLIEPRESSYQWDRYDALVSWARQHRLQIEGGPVVDLSPSRMPGWLDQNKGDSQSLANLLLDYLEATLLRYKSDIAFWTITANAHDTSQLAIDDEDQIWLNAQLLSAAKQVHPDGRFCVSLSQPWAEHLARGDRMYSAFVFSDALLRSRVELTALNLECVMGWKKRGSWLRDFIETSRMLDLYALFGVPITIYAGIPSGPASQQTSDFEYDVMDDGNPWSPDFQAAWATRLLALMVCKPYTLSYSWLQWSDTSDSLFPLSGMIDANGQAKPILTALRKFRKEHLRTP, encoded by the coding sequence ATGGGTCAACTGCGTTTTCAGATTCCTGCAACGTTAACACCTGAGATTCAGGCTGGCCTTTCCCAGGGTTACATCGCTGCTTTGCCTGATTTCATGCCTTGGCCAACACAGTGCCAGATTGAACAGGGTATGTACCAGGTGGAAAAGGAACCCGCTGAAAGTGGGTCGCTTTATGTACCCTGGCCCATCACTTTACCGAACCAATCCATTCCATGGCTCGGAGATCAGCAACATACTCTTGTCTGCGGAACAGCAACTCTTGGTGAACGTGCCCAGCCATACCATCTTTTGACCGAGCTGGCTCGAGGCAAGGTCAACCAGGTGCGTAACCAGGCAGCAGACTGGCAAAGTCTCGGTCTTTTGCTATCAGATGAAATGCTTCAATCGCTCAAGGCATCGAGCCTGGCTTTTGCTCATACCGTTTGTCAGCCTAATTCACAGGAAGATGCTGATCGTCTTGGTCTCCATGCCTTGACGACAGGTATCCAGACTGGTGAAGCGCTGATCGATACCTACCTGGAGCAAGTGCTGCAGACCCGCAAAGGCAACCAGGGCACCATTCCTTTTTACCTGAGTTGTGCACTGGATGCGCCTCTTTCCGGGCAGGCTGAAGAACTCTTCCTCTCTACTTTCAATTCAGTCCGCATTCCGTTTAACTGGAAGCTGATCGAACCGCGGGAATCATCTTACCAATGGGATCGGTACGATGCTCTCGTTTCCTGGGCGAGGCAGCACAGGTTGCAGATTGAAGGTGGTCCAGTGGTTGATCTGTCTCCATCGCGAATGCCTGGCTGGCTGGATCAGAACAAGGGGGATTCGCAAAGCCTGGCGAATCTCCTGCTTGATTATCTGGAAGCAACGCTGTTGCGATACAAAAGTGATATCGCTTTCTGGACCATTACCGCCAACGCTCACGATACCAGCCAGTTAGCCATTGATGATGAAGACCAGATATGGCTCAATGCACAGTTGCTATCTGCAGCTAAGCAGGTTCACCCTGATGGCCGTTTCTGTGTTTCACTCTCTCAGCCTTGGGCTGAACATCTGGCACGGGGCGACCGGATGTATTCGGCGTTCGTATTCTCTGATGCCTTGCTGAGAAGTCGCGTCGAGTTGACGGCACTCAACCTGGAATGTGTCATGGGCTGGAAAAAACGTGGCAGTTGGCTGCGTGATTTTATCGAAACCTCGCGTATGCTTGACCTGTATGCCCTGTTTGGCGTGCCGATCACCATCTATGCAGGTATACCATCGGGGCCTGCATCGCAGCAGACTTCAGATTTTGAATATGATGTAATGGATGATGGCAACCCCTGGTCGCCTGATTTCCAGGCTGCGTGGGCAACGCGGTTGCTGGCGCTTATGGTCTGCAAGCCCTACACGTTGAGCTATTCCTGGCTGCAATGGTCAGATACGTCCGATTCACTCTTTCCATTGAGTGGTATGATTGATGCCAATGGACAAGCTAAGCCAATACTGACAGCGTTACGGAAGTTTCGGAAAGAGCATTTGCGTACACCTTAG
- a CDS encoding serine/threonine protein phosphatase has protein sequence MRTWVIGDVHGCLKALNTLVDALQLVTDDQLIFLGDLVDRGPDSHGVVDRILELRAVRVVHVVQGNHEEMMLISRDLPGYAKAWQQYGGKETLASYGWKHGVEPGWTQAVPVEHWQFLRDGLVDAVLEQNHIMIHGGIDPEKPLEDQDWNELRWQRWDDPQPHCSGNIVICGHTHQPGGIPVTVGHSICIDTWVYGTGWLTALELGSYEYVQANQKGQVRRGQLEK, from the coding sequence ATGCGTACCTGGGTTATAGGCGATGTACATGGCTGCCTGAAAGCACTGAATACCCTGGTTGATGCACTGCAACTGGTAACCGATGACCAGTTGATTTTTCTTGGTGACCTGGTGGATCGTGGACCAGACAGCCACGGTGTCGTTGATCGTATTCTGGAATTGCGCGCGGTTCGTGTGGTTCATGTCGTGCAAGGCAATCATGAAGAGATGATGCTGATTTCCCGCGACTTGCCGGGCTACGCCAAAGCCTGGCAGCAATACGGTGGAAAGGAAACTCTGGCATCGTATGGCTGGAAACATGGTGTTGAGCCTGGCTGGACGCAGGCAGTGCCGGTTGAACACTGGCAATTTCTTCGTGACGGACTGGTAGATGCAGTATTGGAACAGAACCACATCATGATTCACGGAGGCATTGATCCAGAGAAACCACTCGAAGACCAGGATTGGAACGAACTGCGCTGGCAGCGATGGGATGATCCACAGCCTCACTGTTCAGGCAACATCGTCATCTGCGGACATACACATCAGCCGGGTGGAATCCCCGTTACAGTTGGACACAGTATCTGCATTGATACCTGGGTGTATGGCACCGGCTGGCTGACTGCTCTGGAATTGGGAAGCTATGAATATGTTCAAGCCAACCAGAAGGGACAGGTTCGTCGTGGTCAACTCGAAAAGTAG
- a CDS encoding inorganic phosphate transporter, whose product MAFWDAVSSLATPQMCFFCIAIIIAFGFEFINGFHDTANAVTTVIYTRSMRPTASVVYSGFMNFFGVLFGGTAVAFSIVNLLPVDLLVDAKSAAALEMVLSILLAGVIWNLGTWYFGLPVSSSHTLIGSILGVGLANSLWQGNGIMGINWVKAGEVGLALLFSPLIGFIAAGLLLLLMKWLIPNRKLYEPPVGEDKPPTWIRAVLVTTCGGVSFAHGSNDGQKGMGLLLLVLIGFLPMYHALNTRNPEKARDVHDAAVQIRKIIGGNDQRHSKLIHDLDFLDERLEKLSSLDEVEKEDRWEVRQAIFRVTQYLHKTPELKELENQWKKPRQQLLSAIEYVPLWVVIGTALALGIGTTVGYKRIVVTVAEKIGKSHLTYAQGAAAELVAALTILLATYTKAPVSTTQVLSSGVAGTMVANGSGIQPGTTRRILLAWLMTLPATMMLGGCFFVLGRYFVK is encoded by the coding sequence ATGGCTTTCTGGGATGCGGTTAGTAGCCTGGCCACACCTCAGATGTGCTTCTTCTGTATTGCCATCATCATTGCGTTTGGCTTTGAATTCATCAACGGTTTCCACGATACCGCTAATGCAGTTACCACGGTCATCTACACGCGGAGCATGAGGCCGACGGCTTCGGTCGTCTATTCGGGTTTCATGAACTTTTTTGGCGTGCTGTTCGGTGGCACTGCGGTTGCATTCAGCATTGTGAACCTTTTGCCGGTCGATCTGCTGGTGGATGCCAAGTCAGCAGCTGCGCTCGAAATGGTGCTTTCGATTCTGCTTGCGGGAGTAATCTGGAACCTTGGCACCTGGTATTTCGGGCTACCTGTTTCCAGTTCCCATACCCTCATTGGTTCCATCCTCGGTGTAGGCCTTGCCAACAGTCTCTGGCAGGGCAATGGCATCATGGGCATCAACTGGGTGAAGGCTGGCGAAGTCGGGTTGGCTTTGCTCTTTTCGCCTCTCATTGGTTTCATTGCAGCAGGGTTGTTACTCCTGCTTATGAAATGGTTGATCCCGAACCGGAAACTGTATGAACCCCCGGTGGGAGAAGACAAACCGCCTACCTGGATTCGGGCAGTTCTGGTAACTACCTGTGGTGGTGTCAGCTTTGCACATGGCTCTAACGATGGCCAGAAAGGAATGGGTTTGCTGTTGCTGGTGCTGATCGGGTTTCTGCCGATGTACCATGCTCTCAATACCCGCAATCCTGAAAAGGCTCGTGATGTTCATGATGCAGCGGTGCAGATACGCAAAATCATTGGCGGAAACGATCAACGGCACAGCAAGCTGATCCACGATCTGGACTTTCTTGACGAACGACTGGAGAAGCTGTCTTCACTCGATGAAGTTGAGAAAGAGGACCGTTGGGAAGTCAGGCAAGCCATTTTCCGTGTAACACAATACCTGCATAAAACGCCTGAACTGAAAGAACTCGAAAACCAATGGAAGAAACCGCGTCAGCAGTTGTTGAGCGCGATTGAATATGTGCCTCTCTGGGTGGTGATTGGCACGGCATTGGCGTTGGGCATCGGTACCACGGTTGGCTACAAGCGCATTGTCGTAACGGTGGCAGAGAAAATTGGAAAGTCTCACCTGACCTACGCTCAGGGTGCTGCTGCGGAGTTGGTGGCAGCGCTTACCATCTTGCTGGCAACCTACACAAAGGCTCCTGTCAGCACGACACAAGTCCTCAGCAGTGGAGTGGCGGGCACCATGGTTGCCAACGGATCAGGCATTCAACCCGGCACCACCCGCCGCATTCTTCTTGCCTGGCTCATGACTCTGCCTGCCACCATGATGCTGGGCGGCTGCTTTTTCGTGTTAGGGAGGTATTTCGTGAAGTAA